The genomic region TGCAGACAACCGTAATGGTTTCTCTCTATGCGGGTATTGAAATATTCTCTCTTCTTTTCGGAGGCCGGGGGAATATAGCTCATGGAACACATCTTCTTGGACTGTTAATCGGTTACCTCTATTTTATGATCCGTCTCGGGACAGATCCTGTAAAGGTTTTTAGAGATTCCAGAAATAATCCCTGGAAAAGGTAGGTCCTATACGAAGAACCTGTGGCTTGCTGCGCTGCTTTTCTGCATGCTGACAACATCTCTGTCAGCTGCCGATCCCTACCTCTCCCTCTCTCTTGAAATAAACTATTCGGCTCTCGGTTTTGCCACCATGATGAAGCCTTCTGAAGATAATAAAGCGATCTTTCCCGACGGATATGACGAGATTCGGGAAGAGGCTATTGAGATTCTCCTGGAAGATGCACGATGGATCTTTTCCGGTATGCTCTATGGCTTCGATTTTCGATATATTCCCGGAAATGCTGATCAAGGATTTGATGAGCTCTTTAAGCTGGAGCCTATCCATCAGATTGAGCGGGGTGATCCGGCTCTTGAGGTTTATCAGGTTGATGATGACTATGAGAATATGAGGATTCTGTTCTATTTCTGGCCCGATGAGCATCAGTACAGACGAATGGGGATTAGCAGGGGAGGAGGCTTTCAGGCTGCAGCAGCAGCCGGTGGCATTCCCATGATGCTGGAGGGAGCCAGAATCCTGTCAATGGAAGAAGCTGTAAAGCAGGCTCTGCGCTCTGATCTGCGTTCCCTTATTTATAACCGGCCTCTTGAGGTCGGAGGTGTTGTGTATCTCTTTTCTTCTCCCCGGATCAGCATCTGGGCAGGGGAGTACAGAAGCAGTCTGGGGATACTCTATAAGAGGGACGAGCTTAAGACCTTCCCTCTTAATTATTGATATTTAGTTTTCAGTCATCCAGAGGTGGGATGGTTCTAACCATCACTACCCCGTCGATGCCTTTCAGCTTATCCAGCAGTTCCTGTGTTACCGCATTGTCGATATCGATGATATTGTATGCGATATCATTCATATGTTTATTCATCATATCCTGAATGTTTATACCATTGTCTGCCAGCATGGTAGAGATCTGCCCAACCATATTGGGTATATTTCTGTTGGCGATTAAGAGGCGGTGGCCTCCGCTGTAATCCATGGCACAGGAGGGGAAGTTTACAGAGTTTTTGATATTTCCCGTTTCGAGGAAGTCTTTTGTCTGTTTTGCGGCCATTACTGCACAGTTTTCTTCGGCTTCAGGAGAAGAGGCTCCCAGGTGGGGGATTGTTATGATTCCGGGATTTCCCAGCACTTCTCCATCGGGGAAGTCAGTAACATAATGGCTGATTTTTCCATCTTCTATAGCTTTCTTAAGACTGTCGTTGTTGACCAGCCCTCCTCTGGCAAAATTGAGGAGACGGGTGGCGGGTTTCATATGTTCAAACTGCTGTGCATCAATAATGCCTCTGGTTTTATCAGTCAGGGGAATATGAAGGCTGATGTAGTCGGATTTGGCAATCAGCTGATCCAGTGATTTAGCTTTGTGGACAGAGGGAGAGAGCCCCCATGCAGCGTTGATGGAGATAAAGGGGTCATACCCGGTTACTTCCATTCCCAGGCTCTGTGCCGCATTGGCTACAAGAACCCCTATGGCACCGAGTCCGATGATTCCCAGTTTCTTGCCCTGTATTTCGGGTCCGGAGAATCTGGATTTTTCTTTTTCTACCAGTCGGGAGACCTCATCTGCGGGATTCAGACTCTGTGTCCAGTTGATTCCGTTGATGATGTCTCTGGAAGAGAGGAAGAGGCCGGTGAGAACCAGTTCTTTTACACTGTTGGCATTAGCGCCGGGGGTGTTGAAGACGACGATTCCTTCTTCGGTGCAATAGTCGACAGGGATGTTGTTGACTCCGGCGCCGGCTCTGGCGATGGCCTTGACCGTGGAGGGGATCTCCTCTGTGGCGATCTTGTAGCTGCGCACCAGAATGGCATCCGGATGGGTCATATCTGAGGCTGTTTCAAAGTCTTCACGTGGAAGACAGTCCAGGCCTTTTGTAGAAATCTTGTTCAATGTCTGTATGCTGTACATCTCTCTCATCCTTACAGGCTGCAGCAGGTTTAACGCTTCAACCGAATTATTTATTTTTCCACCCCGTTAATACGGGAAACAATACTTAGAAAACCGGCTGTAAGATCAGCCTGATGATAAAAAATATTTTCCGGGACCATTAACGGGCAGCTTGTCAGGTTGATGATCCCTTCAGCTCCACCCTCAATCATCCGCTTAAGGATACGTTCGGGATCACTGCTCTCGCTGGCCAGTATCCCGACCCTGATATTCTCCCTCTTGAAGACCTCTCTGATCTCATAGGACGGGTGAAGAGGAAGAAGGGATTCAGTTCTCTCGATCCTGTTCTGGCTGCTGTCGAAGGCAGCTGTAATAATAATTCCGGGAAAACTGTCTGGATTTTTCAGAAGCACGGCACCCCAGCTGTCCAGCCCGGCAAGACCTGCACTTAGTTCCTGCTGCAGTTTCAGTGTTACCTTCAGTGATGTAGTCAGTTCTGATACTCTGTAACCTCTGCCTGATGCAGAACAGCCAAGGGCATTAAGATCCTTGCGGATGTTCTCAGCACTCGTAGCGATAAGATTTCCCAGTTCTCCTGAACTCAGAACTGTCTGTTTCCAGTCTTCATCCATTCTGTCCAGAATAATAAAGAGTCTTATCATTCTGGTATGAGAGGCTCCTGACAGCTTTTCCCTGTTCATTCTGATCTGATAATAATAGGGCTCTGAATAAACAGCAAGGACAAACTGTGAAAATTTTCACAGTTTACATTTTTTTATTATTGAAAAGCTGACTTTTTCCATTCAATTTTATGGGTCTTTGGAGCGATACTTATACCAAAGGGCCATTATAGATGAACACAATAGTTACGATTTGCAGCGACAGCATTATCAATCAGGGAATTGAACGGGTAATTCAGAATGAATTCCCCGGAGATTACAACCTCCGTTTCACCGACAATATTACGGACGCACTGGATATTCTCAACTTTGAGTTACCTGAACTGACGATTCTTCATCTGTCGGATAAGGAATTGGATCTGACCTTTCTCAAGGATAAGATCGTAGAGGATTCCTGGCTTCATAGTTCGGGGATTATCGGGATCTACGATCTCGGACGTCATGAAGAAGCCCGACTTCTAGACCAGTTTCGCAGTCTCAATCTTCTGACCCTTTTAGACTATTCACGTATCCGTACTCATTTTGCCAAAATCCTTTCCATCGTCTATGCCAACAGACAGCTGATTTACCAGAATGAACTGGCAGATAACATCCTTGATAAATTTTCCGGGGCCTTCAGTATTTCAAATTCCGACTATTCGGTTGTTTCGGTATATACAGGACTTCTGTCGATCAATATGGTCCGTTCCGGGCGTGTTACAAGTGAAGAGCGTTTTAAGCTGCAGATGGCTCTGTCCGAATTGATTCTCAATGGAATCGAGCATGGCAACTGTGGTATCACTAAAGAAATGAGGGATCAGAAGCTGTCAGAGGGCGGAAGCCTGATAGAACTAATTCAGGAAAAGAATCTTGGTAAGGATATCCGCCGGAAAAAGGTACTCCTTGAATGGATACTAACGGAGAAGGAATCCCGTTTTGTCATACATGATGAGGGTGAAGGATTTGATGTTGAAGCCTATAAGCGCTCACTTCAGAATGCTTCTTCAGATAATCTCAGCAGCCGTGGTATTCTATTATCCCGTATCGTAGCCGACCGTATTCTTTTCAATAAGAAGGGAAATCAGGTCACAATGGTTATGAATCACAGACATCTGCATGAGCGTCTGACACCAGCCGGATTTTCAAGCGAAGAGATGCTGATTGTTAAAGAGGGTGATATTGTTGTGAGATCG from Oceanispirochaeta sp. M1 harbors:
- a CDS encoding cyclic nucleotide-binding domain-containing protein, giving the protein MNTIVTICSDSIINQGIERVIQNEFPGDYNLRFTDNITDALDILNFELPELTILHLSDKELDLTFLKDKIVEDSWLHSSGIIGIYDLGRHEEARLLDQFRSLNLLTLLDYSRIRTHFAKILSIVYANRQLIYQNELADNILDKFSGAFSISNSDYSVVSVYTGLLSINMVRSGRVTSEERFKLQMALSELILNGIEHGNCGITKEMRDQKLSEGGSLIELIQEKNLGKDIRRKKVLLEWILTEKESRFVIHDEGEGFDVEAYKRSLQNASSDNLSSRGILLSRIVADRILFNKKGNQVTMVMNHRHLHERLTPAGFSSEEMLIVKEGDIVVRSGDPGDSIFYISSGSYKVVHHGQIVGRITPEDVFLGEMAFLLNKDRSASVIAETSGKLIRIPRKSFIKVLKQYPQYGLFLSRLLASRLKRTNEFIVTSLGDEDEDESKKDLTI
- a CDS encoding phosphoglycerate dehydrogenase → MYSIQTLNKISTKGLDCLPREDFETASDMTHPDAILVRSYKIATEEIPSTVKAIARAGAGVNNIPVDYCTEEGIVVFNTPGANANSVKELVLTGLFLSSRDIINGINWTQSLNPADEVSRLVEKEKSRFSGPEIQGKKLGIIGLGAIGVLVANAAQSLGMEVTGYDPFISINAAWGLSPSVHKAKSLDQLIAKSDYISLHIPLTDKTRGIIDAQQFEHMKPATRLLNFARGGLVNNDSLKKAIEDGKISHYVTDFPDGEVLGNPGIITIPHLGASSPEAEENCAVMAAKQTKDFLETGNIKNSVNFPSCAMDYSGGHRLLIANRNIPNMVGQISTMLADNGINIQDMMNKHMNDIAYNIIDIDNAVTQELLDKLKGIDGVVMVRTIPPLDD